A window from Setaria italica strain Yugu1 chromosome VIII, Setaria_italica_v2.0, whole genome shotgun sequence encodes these proteins:
- the LOC105915017 gene encoding uncharacterized protein LOC105915017 produces the protein MKEFSYRSPLMAAYCQDVCKLEDKLRGIELHHVPQKDNDVANFLTKLAPRWGPPSNGVFVNDLHEPSARVREDPTQSRSDCMLRGSDPDAPMVTSPRSTDVMAHDPANWRASLLTYILEEVLPLERIEARQIT, from the coding sequence atgaaggagttcTCCTACAGGAGCCCTCTCATGGCAGCGTACTGTCAAGATGTGTGCAAGTTAGAAGACAAGTTACGAGGGATCGAGCTACATCATGTCCCACAAAAGGACAATGATGTTGCTAACTTCCTCACAAAATTGGCACCTAGATGGGGCCCACCTTCCAACGGAGTCTTCGTGAACGACCTCCATGAACCATCTGCCCGTGTCCGAGAGGACCCAACCCAGTCACGGTCCGATTGCATGCTCAGGGGCTCCGACCCTGATGCCCCTATGGTGACCTCACCTAGAAGCACTGACGTAATGGCGCACGACCCAGCCAACTGGAGAGCGTCGTTACTCACCTACATCCTCGAAGAGGTCCTCCCACTAGAGAGGATTGAAGCACGACAAATCACTTGA